A stretch of the Symmachiella macrocystis genome encodes the following:
- a CDS encoding carboxymuconolactone decarboxylase family protein translates to MARFQLVDPQQTNHDSAELLQGVQKQLGGVPNFMRVLANSPATLAGFLDFHTHLGRGRLSLKTRERIALAMAEANTCQYCVSAHSTLGGKAGLSEDEILAARQGGSADAKADAAVQFARQVLESRGEVTAAELQAVRDAGYGDDEIVEIIAHVALNTWTNFLGKAGQIDIDFPEVALLGETADAIQAA, encoded by the coding sequence ATGGCCCGTTTTCAACTCGTTGATCCGCAACAAACCAATCACGATTCCGCAGAGCTTTTGCAAGGCGTGCAAAAACAATTAGGCGGCGTGCCGAACTTTATGCGGGTGCTGGCGAATTCCCCAGCGACGTTGGCTGGCTTTTTGGATTTTCATACGCACCTGGGACGGGGACGGTTAAGCCTCAAGACCCGCGAGCGGATTGCCTTGGCCATGGCTGAGGCCAACACGTGCCAATACTGCGTCTCAGCGCATTCCACGCTGGGCGGCAAAGCCGGGTTGAGCGAAGACGAAATCCTGGCAGCCCGGCAAGGCGGATCGGCCGACGCCAAGGCGGACGCTGCTGTGCAATTCGCGCGGCAGGTCTTGGAGAGTCGCGGCGAAGTGACAGCGGCAGAACTGCAAGCGGTCCGTGACGCTGGATATGGCGACGACGAGATTGTCGAGATCATTGCCCATGTGGCATTGAACACCTGGACCAACTTCCTGGGTAAAGCCGGACAGATCGACATCGACTTCCCTGAAGTCGCCTTGCTCGGCGAAACGGCCGACGCGATACAGGCAGCATAG
- a CDS encoding alkaline phosphatase family protein, which produces MIPTFYEMIATAAPPLAPNLAYIGPGAGFTFLSSFLVLFAAIGLLLISLATWPIRFVTQWVRRIRSGVTGGVARVVVVGLDGLDPERVRRLIDEDRLPNFKALKEEGTFSELGTTLPPISPVAWSSFMTGVNPGKHNIFDFLNRDLRSYLPELSSAKVTATGKTSLLSKIGLGGSGIRLLRKNQPFWRVLGKYGIFSTILRVPITFPPEKFFGLTLSAMCTPDLRGTQGTFTMYSSNEAECKDSTGGVWIHVTEANNRIETSLSGPPNEAGRQPSELTLPLIIQRRPKDDGVDATISGQTIHLRPGEYSEWVHLTFRCGWLKRVHGICRFRLESAAPQFRLYVTPINIDPERPAMPISAPLFYSLYLGKLHSSFATLGLAEDMWALNSGAIDEQAFLDQAYDIHAERETMFFDALKRTRRGLCMCVFDGSDRIQHMFYRHNRKDHPANADKDSERHAHVLDDMYERMDGLVGRVRDSIDEDTVLMVLSDHGFCDFSRAMNLNYWLREKGYLVMDEAATQGDYFAGVDWSRTRAYSLGLNGIYLNRVGRESKGCVPAEQAAELRTEIADALRHMMDDEKQCRAIREVYDSRKVYSGSYVDNGPDLIVGFEKGYRVSWETAVGGSDGPMFYDNTRYWSGDHCVDPQLVPGVFLSNQQFSDENPAITDLAPTILNLFGVPVPLYMDGKALTRNGKPPLPAVDTAESNVSSVEVTA; this is translated from the coding sequence ATGATTCCAACGTTCTACGAAATGATTGCCACAGCCGCGCCTCCCCTTGCGCCAAATTTGGCGTATATCGGTCCCGGTGCCGGCTTCACATTTCTGAGTTCATTTTTGGTTCTGTTCGCCGCGATTGGTCTGTTGTTGATCTCGCTGGCGACATGGCCGATCCGTTTTGTAACGCAATGGGTGCGCCGGATCCGCAGCGGCGTGACCGGCGGTGTCGCGCGGGTCGTTGTGGTCGGGCTGGACGGGTTGGACCCTGAGCGTGTGCGGCGGTTGATCGACGAAGACCGGCTCCCCAATTTCAAAGCCCTCAAGGAGGAAGGAACGTTCTCCGAACTGGGAACGACCTTGCCGCCCATTTCTCCCGTGGCTTGGTCGTCGTTCATGACCGGCGTCAATCCGGGCAAGCACAATATTTTTGACTTCTTGAACCGTGACCTACGCAGCTATCTGCCCGAATTATCCTCAGCCAAAGTGACAGCCACGGGCAAGACGAGCCTGCTGTCCAAGATTGGTCTGGGAGGATCGGGAATTCGGCTGCTGCGTAAGAACCAACCCTTTTGGCGCGTGCTTGGCAAATACGGGATTTTCAGCACGATCCTTCGCGTGCCGATAACCTTTCCGCCCGAGAAGTTTTTTGGCCTGACGCTCTCGGCGATGTGCACTCCCGATTTACGGGGCACGCAAGGCACGTTCACCATGTATTCGTCAAACGAGGCGGAGTGCAAAGACTCGACCGGCGGCGTCTGGATTCATGTGACTGAGGCGAACAACCGGATCGAAACAAGTCTCAGTGGACCTCCGAATGAGGCGGGGCGTCAACCGTCGGAATTGACGCTTCCCTTGATCATCCAGCGGCGTCCCAAAGACGATGGAGTCGACGCCACGATATCGGGCCAGACCATTCATCTGCGACCCGGGGAATATTCTGAATGGGTCCACCTAACGTTTCGTTGTGGGTGGCTGAAGAGAGTGCACGGGATTTGTCGGTTTCGCTTGGAATCAGCCGCGCCGCAATTTCGGTTGTATGTCACACCGATCAACATCGATCCGGAACGTCCGGCGATGCCGATCTCCGCACCGCTGTTCTATTCGCTGTATCTCGGCAAATTGCACTCTTCGTTTGCCACCCTCGGTTTGGCCGAAGATATGTGGGCTTTGAATTCCGGTGCCATCGACGAGCAGGCGTTTCTGGATCAGGCCTACGACATTCATGCCGAACGCGAGACGATGTTCTTCGACGCGCTCAAGCGGACGCGCCGTGGATTGTGCATGTGTGTGTTTGACGGATCCGATCGAATTCAGCACATGTTTTATCGCCACAATCGCAAAGACCATCCAGCGAATGCCGACAAAGATTCCGAGCGTCACGCACACGTCCTCGATGATATGTACGAACGAATGGACGGTCTGGTCGGGCGGGTGCGAGATTCGATCGATGAAGACACCGTCTTGATGGTCCTCTCCGACCACGGTTTCTGCGATTTTAGCCGCGCTATGAATCTCAACTATTGGTTGCGCGAAAAGGGCTATCTTGTGATGGACGAAGCGGCGACACAGGGTGATTACTTTGCCGGCGTCGACTGGTCGCGGACCCGTGCCTATTCCTTGGGGCTCAATGGGATCTATCTGAATCGAGTGGGGCGGGAGTCGAAGGGATGTGTCCCAGCCGAACAGGCGGCGGAGTTGCGTACGGAAATTGCCGATGCTTTGCGGCACATGATGGATGATGAAAAACAATGCCGTGCGATACGTGAAGTCTACGACAGCCGAAAGGTCTATTCGGGATCGTATGTCGATAACGGTCCGGATCTGATTGTGGGCTTTGAGAAAGGATATCGTGTCTCGTGGGAGACTGCAGTCGGGGGCAGCGATGGCCCGATGTTTTACGACAACACGCGTTATTGGAGCGGCGACCATTGTGTCGATCCGCAACTGGTCCCCGGTGTGTTTCTCTCCAACCAACAATTCAGCGACGAGAATCCCGCGATTACAGACTTGGCACCGACGATTCTTAATTTGTTCGGCGTCCCGGTGCCGCTATACATGGATGGTAAAGCGTTGACAAGGAACGGCAAGCCGCCGTTGCCAGCAGTCGACACTGCAGAATCTAACGTCTCTTCCGTAGAGGTGACCGCATGA
- a CDS encoding creatininase family protein has protein sequence MRPWILSEVNYGYVKNHHYDVAVLPMGATEPHNLHLPYGTDTLESEVIGGLACEAAFQRGARVVMLPAIPYGTETNQSAFHLSMNLNPSTLGLVITDLVESLVNHGVHKIVILNSHGGNEFKPLLRELHGQTPAHLFLCDWFRGISADLQKEIFAEAGDHAGEMETAIGLAYFADLVATDPSTGTIEADDGAVNPTRFEAVNRGWVSITRRWDLLTSNTGSGNPHPATADKGRRLVEGVVERLSGFLVELADSETDQQFPF, from the coding sequence ATGCGACCGTGGATTCTTTCTGAAGTCAATTACGGCTACGTCAAAAATCACCATTACGATGTCGCAGTGTTGCCGATGGGAGCAACGGAGCCGCACAATTTGCACCTGCCTTACGGAACCGACACGCTGGAATCGGAAGTCATTGGCGGTTTGGCCTGTGAGGCAGCTTTTCAGCGTGGTGCGCGCGTTGTGATGCTGCCGGCGATTCCCTACGGCACCGAAACCAACCAATCCGCGTTTCACTTGTCGATGAATCTCAATCCCTCGACTTTGGGGCTGGTCATCACTGATTTGGTTGAATCGCTCGTCAATCACGGCGTGCACAAGATCGTGATTCTCAACAGTCATGGCGGCAATGAATTCAAACCGCTGTTGCGGGAATTACACGGTCAGACGCCAGCGCATTTGTTCTTGTGTGACTGGTTTCGCGGGATCTCAGCTGATTTGCAAAAAGAGATCTTTGCCGAGGCTGGTGACCACGCCGGGGAGATGGAAACGGCGATCGGTTTGGCCTACTTCGCCGATTTGGTCGCCACCGATCCTAGCACGGGAACGATCGAGGCTGATGACGGTGCGGTCAATCCCACGCGCTTTGAGGCGGTCAACCGTGGATGGGTCAGCATCACTCGTCGCTGGGATTTGTTGACATCCAACACCGGTTCGGGAAATCCGCACCCCGCGACCGCCGACAAAGGGCGGCGACTTGTCGAAGGCGTCGTTGAGCGACTGTCCGGGTTTCTGGTTGAACTGGCTGACTCGGAAACGGATCAACAGTTTCCGTTTTAG
- a CDS encoding sigma-54-dependent Fis family transcriptional regulator, with translation MHNTRMQDPSCPDHDLDSLKCLLLELARQRSVEDLLPLIVTRLCDLNGAALARIWTINPGDICDTCPMRQECPDQTRCLHLVASAGRSLDGTEDWSGLNGGYRRFPLGVRKVGRIAVTGEQLELTILKPDGEWIADPQWAVRENIRGIIGHPLSFQQEILGVLFVFLRQPPSEEAVTWLRMIADHAGAAIANARAFEQIEHLRSQLELENEYLRDEVKAATGSPGGVIGQSPGLRKILEQVALVAATEATVLITGESGVGKELIARAIHEQSPRSRGPMIKVNCASIPRDLFESEFFGHIEGAFTGAVRDRMGRFELADGGTLFLDEVGEIPLEMQSKLLRVLQEGTYERIGEEQTRHADVRIIAATNRDLQQEVAAKRFRQDLYYRLSVFPIDVIPLRQRKEDIPELAATFLETQSRKLGLAVPPLKKKHIRDLQAYDWPGNVRELQNVIERAVIRARTGLLRFDLPTTATTLSPVDVDSATETHEPLTDREMKQLERSNLRAVLELTGGKIYGTGGAAEYLGVHPATLSSRLKALDVKRPSR, from the coding sequence ATGCACAATACCCGCATGCAAGACCCCAGTTGTCCCGATCATGATTTGGATTCGCTCAAATGCCTGTTGCTCGAATTAGCGCGGCAACGGAGCGTGGAGGATCTGTTGCCGTTGATCGTTACACGGTTGTGCGATTTGAATGGGGCAGCCTTAGCGCGGATTTGGACGATTAACCCGGGAGACATTTGCGACACCTGCCCAATGCGGCAGGAATGTCCGGACCAGACCCGTTGCTTGCATCTGGTGGCCAGCGCCGGCCGTTCACTCGACGGCACGGAGGACTGGTCGGGACTCAACGGCGGGTATCGGCGGTTTCCGCTGGGAGTTCGCAAGGTGGGACGGATCGCCGTGACGGGCGAGCAGTTAGAACTGACGATTCTCAAACCCGATGGCGAGTGGATCGCTGATCCCCAATGGGCGGTGCGGGAGAACATTCGCGGGATCATTGGCCACCCACTGAGTTTCCAACAGGAAATTCTTGGAGTGCTGTTTGTCTTCTTGCGACAACCTCCCTCGGAAGAAGCAGTCACGTGGCTGCGGATGATCGCCGACCACGCCGGCGCAGCCATTGCCAACGCGCGGGCGTTTGAGCAGATCGAACATTTGCGATCGCAACTGGAATTGGAAAACGAATACCTCCGAGATGAGGTCAAAGCAGCCACCGGCAGCCCCGGCGGCGTCATCGGCCAAAGCCCCGGCTTGCGGAAGATTCTCGAACAGGTCGCACTGGTCGCAGCGACCGAAGCCACGGTGTTGATCACGGGGGAATCGGGCGTCGGCAAGGAACTGATCGCCCGCGCGATTCACGAACAAAGTCCACGCAGTCGCGGGCCGATGATCAAAGTCAATTGCGCATCGATCCCCCGAGACCTTTTTGAAAGCGAATTCTTCGGCCACATTGAGGGGGCCTTCACCGGAGCGGTGCGCGATCGCATGGGGCGTTTTGAATTGGCCGATGGGGGGACATTATTTCTCGATGAGGTCGGCGAGATCCCGCTGGAGATGCAAAGCAAACTGCTTCGCGTTTTGCAGGAAGGGACCTACGAACGGATCGGCGAAGAACAGACGCGGCACGCAGACGTCCGCATTATCGCCGCGACGAATCGTGATCTGCAGCAAGAAGTGGCCGCGAAACGATTTCGGCAAGACCTGTATTACCGCCTCAGCGTATTCCCCATCGACGTGATTCCTCTCCGCCAACGAAAGGAAGACATCCCCGAATTAGCAGCCACCTTTCTCGAGACACAAAGCCGCAAGCTGGGCCTGGCTGTGCCGCCACTGAAAAAGAAACATATTCGCGATTTACAGGCCTATGATTGGCCCGGCAATGTGCGGGAATTGCAAAATGTGATCGAGCGTGCGGTAATCCGCGCGCGAACCGGACTGCTGCGTTTCGACCTCCCAACTACGGCGACAACGCTATCGCCGGTCGACGTTGATAGCGCGACTGAAACGCACGAACCGCTGACGGACCGGGAGATGAAACAACTCGAGCGCAGCAACCTGCGGGCAGTTTTGGAATTGACCGGAGGCAAGATCTACGGCACCGGCGGAGCGGCGGAGTATTTGGGCGTGCACCCGGCGACGTTGTCGTCACGGCTAAAAGCTTTGGACGTCAAACGGCCTTCGCGTTGA
- a CDS encoding alkaline phosphatase family protein has translation MTTPSEQTAAAVSRRRFLQAAASAALVAGCGKSTRRGESTGGAGTDAPVERMIVLGVDGMDPKLLEQFVAEGRMPNCQRLMEAGSFGNLQTCDPPQSPVAWSNFISGTNPGGHGIFDFIARDPKTMLPFHSTAQAEPASGMLSLGGWQVPLSPGRIENRRHGKTFWNDLQDSGVPCTIFRVPANFPATDTDATTLSGMGTPDLQGGYGTFTYFTDHSRQRTHDVPGGNIQKVAVRDHVVECSLKGPVNSFLAEETSSEVPFQVYLDPQRPLAKIVFPESEVLLREGEWSDWIVVKFPMLPHLVEVSGICRVLLKKAQDGFGLYVSPVNIDPSDSSMPISTPPDYAQRLVREMGYFYTQGMIEDTSALSAGILTPEEYRQQSTFVIEERLRFFEHELERFEDGFLFFYFSSLDLNSHVFWRTRDRKHPAYSQELADQHGDFIPELYGKLDRAIGQAMEKADENTLLMVMSDHGFTSFRRQFNLNSWLMDNGYVGAKNPNSRGANSYLLDVDWPNTRAYGLGINGLYLNLAGRETQGTVAQGSEAEELKSELIARLKEVRDPENGEQVIANVFRAEEIYSGPYLQDAPDLIVAYSNYYRASWDTVLGSFPREHLLDNTDAWSGDHCVNSQIVPGVLLCNRAIQKQDPNLTDLAPTILSAFGVPVPTEMSGQNIL, from the coding sequence ATGACAACACCATCCGAACAAACCGCAGCAGCTGTTTCCCGGCGTCGTTTTCTTCAAGCCGCGGCTTCGGCGGCGTTGGTCGCCGGTTGCGGCAAATCGACACGCCGTGGTGAATCCACAGGTGGGGCAGGGACCGATGCTCCCGTCGAGCGAATGATTGTGCTCGGCGTGGATGGCATGGACCCGAAGTTGTTGGAGCAATTCGTCGCCGAGGGACGGATGCCGAATTGTCAACGTTTGATGGAAGCGGGTTCCTTTGGGAACTTGCAAACCTGCGATCCCCCGCAAAGCCCCGTGGCTTGGTCGAATTTCATTTCGGGGACGAATCCCGGTGGACATGGGATTTTCGATTTCATTGCCCGTGACCCAAAGACTATGCTGCCGTTTCACTCAACCGCTCAGGCAGAGCCAGCTTCGGGCATGCTTTCGTTGGGAGGTTGGCAGGTCCCGCTCTCTCCAGGGAGAATCGAAAACCGTCGCCACGGAAAGACGTTTTGGAACGACCTGCAGGATTCGGGTGTCCCTTGTACTATTTTTCGCGTGCCCGCTAATTTTCCGGCCACGGATACCGATGCGACCACACTCTCGGGCATGGGGACCCCCGATCTACAAGGTGGGTATGGCACGTTCACCTATTTCACGGATCATTCGCGGCAACGGACGCATGATGTGCCGGGCGGAAACATCCAAAAGGTGGCCGTACGAGACCACGTTGTGGAATGCTCTTTAAAGGGGCCGGTGAATTCATTCCTGGCCGAGGAGACGAGTTCGGAAGTTCCGTTTCAAGTCTACTTGGACCCTCAGCGGCCGTTGGCGAAAATCGTTTTTCCCGAATCGGAGGTACTGCTCCGGGAAGGCGAATGGAGTGATTGGATCGTGGTCAAATTCCCGATGCTACCGCACTTGGTGGAAGTCTCGGGAATCTGCCGTGTTCTGCTTAAGAAAGCTCAGGACGGATTCGGTTTGTATGTCTCGCCGGTGAATATCGATCCCTCTGATTCCTCCATGCCGATTTCGACTCCGCCCGATTACGCTCAGCGGCTCGTGCGGGAGATGGGGTACTTCTATACGCAAGGCATGATCGAGGATACCAGCGCGCTGTCGGCCGGTATTTTGACTCCGGAAGAATACCGCCAGCAATCGACATTCGTGATCGAGGAACGGCTCCGGTTTTTTGAGCACGAACTAGAACGCTTCGAGGACGGGTTTCTCTTCTTTTACTTTTCGTCGCTCGACTTGAATTCCCACGTCTTTTGGCGGACCCGCGACCGCAAGCATCCCGCCTACTCGCAAGAGCTCGCCGACCAGCATGGCGATTTCATTCCCGAGCTATATGGCAAACTCGACCGCGCAATCGGCCAAGCCATGGAGAAGGCGGACGAAAACACCCTGTTGATGGTCATGTCGGATCACGGATTTACCTCATTTCGTCGGCAATTCAATTTGAATTCGTGGCTGATGGACAATGGCTACGTCGGTGCCAAAAACCCCAATAGCCGCGGTGCCAACAGTTATCTCCTCGATGTCGATTGGCCGAACACACGCGCGTATGGATTAGGGATCAACGGGCTTTACCTCAATCTCGCCGGCCGCGAAACCCAAGGAACCGTGGCTCAAGGGAGTGAGGCGGAAGAACTCAAGAGCGAATTGATTGCTCGATTGAAGGAAGTCCGCGATCCCGAAAACGGCGAGCAAGTCATTGCAAACGTCTTTCGAGCCGAGGAGATTTATAGCGGTCCCTATCTTCAGGACGCGCCGGATCTTATCGTAGCTTATAGCAATTATTACCGCGCATCATGGGACACGGTCTTGGGCTCGTTTCCTCGCGAGCATCTGTTGGACAATACCGATGCCTGGAGCGGGGATCATTGTGTGAATTCACAAATTGTACCGGGAGTCTTACTGTGCAACCGGGCGATCCAGAAACAGGATCCCAATCTAACCGACTTGGCTCCCACCATTCTGTCGGCCTTTGGAGTCCCCGTTCCGACGGAGATGTCGGGGCAAAACATACTTTAA
- a CDS encoding sulfatase-like hydrolase/transferase, whose protein sequence is MRGKSFLSRRMWIVACALLVLVGAGTLRWYWKTPRPNIILVTFDTTRADHLGAYGYEQGLTTAFDDFAKRGVLFEQAYAPAPITLPSHTTMLTGLYPPEHGLRVNGAGALASEIPLLPEILKENGYQTGAFIAAAPVLGAQFGLNRGFDTYDDAPAKMLSRTRSYGVARRDGEEVVDLALEWLGLRTAEPFFCWIHLYDAHGPYDPFTEVYQDRFAEKPYDAGVAWEVQQFDRVNAFLKENGLESNTLVVVAGDHGEGLDDHGEYEHGMLVYNTTVHVPFAFAGPQFVKPGTRVGEVVSLVDIMPTLLDVLQIPAPKHMSGRSLLPALKGESIESQDCYAESEMPYYMNRWCPPRAVISEQWKYIQSTRPELYNLEEDPEELNNLVDTVGEEANRLQTLLTNMLESFQRTQAGEVELSEQDVANLRSLGYVAGGTSSEQDAVVTTDQSLIDVKDMVPYVSKFEEAKHIVAEGQQEEAMVLLQEIADATEDYPEADLSLGDLLAEAGRHEEAVTVYRSVLARRPDFVSAYFKLGSVLAAQGQFEQVEANFREFLKANPDDPAGHLELANVLGRLQKYDEAISEFREALRLAPDMVAANVYLGHLLVRLQRPKEAVGYLEKAIEIDPRNVAAHENLMMALAQTGQPTKGIQVGMRAITLNPKSFETRFNLGLLLVQNQQYEDGILLLREAQKIRPNDPRPTQQIRQIEAALRKGSR, encoded by the coding sequence ATGAGGGGCAAATCATTTCTCTCTCGTCGAATGTGGATTGTCGCTTGCGCGCTCCTCGTTCTGGTGGGGGCGGGCACACTTCGGTGGTATTGGAAAACTCCTCGCCCGAATATCATTCTTGTCACATTCGACACGACGCGGGCGGACCATCTGGGAGCCTACGGATATGAGCAGGGGCTGACGACCGCCTTCGATGACTTTGCCAAGCGGGGTGTGTTGTTTGAGCAGGCATATGCGCCGGCGCCGATTACCTTGCCGTCGCACACGACGATGTTAACGGGCCTCTATCCGCCAGAACATGGCTTGCGTGTGAATGGGGCGGGCGCTTTGGCGAGCGAGATTCCACTGCTGCCAGAAATCCTCAAAGAGAATGGCTATCAGACCGGCGCCTTTATCGCCGCTGCCCCGGTCTTGGGTGCACAATTCGGTCTGAATCGCGGATTCGATACCTATGACGATGCCCCAGCCAAGATGTTGTCTCGAACGCGGAGCTATGGTGTTGCACGTCGTGATGGTGAAGAAGTTGTGGACTTAGCGCTGGAGTGGTTGGGGCTACGCACCGCTGAGCCGTTCTTTTGTTGGATTCATCTGTATGACGCGCACGGTCCGTATGACCCCTTTACTGAAGTTTACCAGGATCGATTTGCGGAAAAACCGTACGATGCCGGAGTGGCTTGGGAAGTTCAGCAGTTCGACCGGGTGAATGCCTTTTTGAAAGAGAACGGCCTGGAATCAAATACGTTAGTCGTCGTCGCCGGCGATCATGGGGAAGGGCTCGATGATCATGGGGAATATGAGCATGGCATGCTGGTCTACAACACGACCGTGCATGTTCCGTTTGCGTTTGCCGGACCTCAGTTTGTAAAACCGGGGACGCGTGTCGGGGAAGTTGTGTCGCTCGTTGATATCATGCCCACACTGCTCGACGTGTTACAGATCCCGGCACCCAAACATATGAGCGGACGGAGCTTGCTTCCGGCATTGAAGGGGGAGTCGATCGAATCGCAAGATTGTTATGCCGAGTCGGAAATGCCGTACTACATGAATCGTTGGTGTCCGCCACGAGCGGTGATTTCTGAGCAATGGAAGTACATCCAATCCACGCGGCCCGAACTCTACAATCTGGAAGAGGATCCTGAAGAACTCAATAATCTTGTCGATACCGTTGGTGAAGAAGCCAACAGATTGCAAACCCTCTTGACCAACATGCTTGAATCGTTCCAACGTACCCAAGCTGGAGAAGTGGAACTGTCGGAACAGGATGTGGCGAATTTAAGATCATTAGGGTATGTGGCTGGCGGTACATCTTCTGAGCAGGATGCCGTCGTGACCACCGACCAATCGCTCATCGATGTCAAAGACATGGTGCCCTATGTCTCAAAGTTCGAAGAAGCTAAACACATCGTCGCCGAGGGTCAGCAGGAAGAGGCCATGGTCCTGCTTCAGGAGATTGCGGATGCCACGGAGGACTATCCGGAGGCCGACTTAAGTCTCGGCGATCTTCTGGCTGAGGCGGGCCGCCACGAGGAGGCCGTGACGGTCTATCGATCCGTGCTGGCACGGCGGCCTGACTTTGTCAGCGCGTATTTTAAGCTCGGCAGCGTTCTGGCAGCCCAGGGCCAGTTCGAACAGGTGGAAGCGAATTTCCGTGAATTCCTCAAAGCCAACCCGGATGACCCCGCGGGGCATTTGGAATTGGCGAATGTGTTGGGACGACTGCAGAAATATGACGAGGCCATTTCAGAGTTTCGTGAAGCATTACGTCTCGCGCCGGATATGGTAGCGGCGAACGTTTATTTAGGGCATTTGCTGGTGAGGTTACAGCGACCGAAGGAGGCTGTTGGTTACCTCGAGAAGGCGATCGAAATTGATCCCCGCAATGTCGCTGCGCATGAGAATCTGATGATGGCCCTCGCGCAAACGGGGCAGCCTACCAAAGGTATACAAGTCGGCATGCGGGCTATCACCCTGAACCCGAAGTCGTTCGAAACGCGATTCAATCTGGGGCTGTTGCTGGTCCAAAATCAACAATACGAAGACGGCATTCTTCTGTTGCGCGAAGCTCAGAAAATCCGTCCCAACGATCCACGTCCCACGCAACAAATCCGACAGATCGAAGCAGCGTTGCGTAAAGGGAGTCGTTAG
- a CDS encoding pyridoxamine 5'-phosphate oxidase family protein: MSRKYTELTFTESVKQAQTRYGARSQAARMEEMDVVDDRLSEREAEFIHQRDGFYMATVGDDGWPYMQFRGGPRGFLKVLDDRTLAFADFRGNRQYISTGNLAHDDRVSLFFMDYANRRRLKIMARANVVDAEENPELLSQVEGPTYRARIERVVVYMIEAFDWNCPQHITPRYTLDELAMLEQTAVS; this comes from the coding sequence ATGTCACGTAAGTACACGGAATTGACATTTACCGAATCGGTCAAGCAAGCGCAGACTCGCTACGGGGCCCGTTCTCAAGCGGCACGGATGGAGGAGATGGATGTTGTTGATGATCGATTGAGCGAGCGCGAAGCGGAATTCATTCACCAGCGCGACGGGTTTTATATGGCAACGGTCGGCGACGATGGTTGGCCGTACATGCAATTTCGCGGTGGGCCGCGGGGGTTTCTCAAAGTCCTCGATGACCGCACACTGGCCTTCGCCGATTTTCGCGGCAATCGGCAGTACATTTCCACCGGCAACCTGGCTCACGATGACCGTGTCTCGCTGTTTTTTATGGACTATGCCAATCGCCGCCGCCTTAAAATCATGGCACGGGCCAACGTGGTCGACGCTGAGGAGAACCCGGAATTGTTGTCGCAGGTCGAAGGCCCGACCTATCGTGCTCGGATCGAACGCGTGGTTGTCTACATGATTGAGGCCTTCGATTGGAATTGTCCGCAGCACATTACACCGCGCTATACCTTGGACGAATTGGCAATGCTTGAGCAAACAGCAGTGAGCTAG
- a CDS encoding sulfotransferase yields the protein MITIVSGLPRSGTSLMMQMLQAGGLRLQTDNVREADTHNLRGYYEDRRVKALAKENAWLAEADGMALKVVSLLLYNLPSDLEYRVVFMRRNMDEILRSQDKMLADTAPQQAGMDIRLHFERHLQDLAKWLLQQNHIRSMELEFRSVVDAPLDAARSVADFLELQLDLEAMANVVDPSLYRQRQD from the coding sequence ATGATCACCATCGTTTCCGGACTCCCGCGTTCGGGCACCTCATTGATGATGCAAATGCTGCAAGCGGGGGGCCTGCGTCTGCAAACGGACAATGTCCGGGAAGCGGATACGCACAACCTCCGCGGTTATTACGAAGATCGCCGCGTGAAGGCTTTGGCCAAAGAGAACGCATGGCTGGCCGAAGCGGACGGGATGGCGCTCAAGGTCGTCTCGTTGCTACTGTACAATTTGCCGAGCGACTTGGAATACCGCGTGGTCTTTATGCGTCGGAACATGGATGAGATTCTTCGCTCCCAAGACAAAATGCTGGCGGACACGGCTCCTCAGCAAGCGGGAATGGACATCCGTCTGCACTTTGAGCGGCATCTCCAAGATCTGGCCAAATGGTTGCTGCAGCAAAATCATATTCGATCGATGGAATTGGAATTTCGCTCAGTCGTCGACGCACCACTTGATGCCGCCCGCAGCGTTGCCGATTTCTTGGAACTGCAACTCGATCTGGAAGCCATGGCGAACGTCGTCGATCCGTCGCTTTATCGGCAGCGGCAAGACTAA
- the trxA gene encoding thioredoxin has product MSNSQTTQAPHAFTDDNFAAEVLSSDVPVLVDFWADWCAPCRMLTPVIENLAADHVGQAVVGKLHVDESSQTASLYGINSIPTVLVFKGGEVVERIVGVQPQKRYEQALGV; this is encoded by the coding sequence ATGTCAAACTCACAAACAACACAAGCCCCGCACGCTTTCACCGACGACAATTTCGCTGCGGAAGTCTTGTCGAGTGACGTTCCCGTCCTTGTCGATTTTTGGGCCGATTGGTGTGCCCCCTGCCGGATGCTGACTCCGGTCATCGAAAACCTGGCGGCGGACCATGTTGGTCAAGCGGTCGTGGGAAAACTGCACGTCGACGAAAGTTCGCAGACCGCCAGTCTGTATGGCATCAATTCCATCCCGACCGTGCTCGTCTTCAAGGGAGGCGAAGTGGTCGAACGGATTGTCGGCGTTCAGCCGCAAAAGCGTTACGAACAAGCATTGGGCGTTTAA